A genomic window from Gemmatimonadaceae bacterium includes:
- a CDS encoding DUF2251 domain-containing protein, producing the protein MGQTLHLGAPTVIESYADKTPFGAVFEDDGKLAYFYAVDTRLGEPAMLDALCVYHITSVVNHPTPELDAFRPCDVRIVWSEDQQHVALLLDGFAHAAFDFEHKRAYCRSNFPAGSAWSPDGHAWDQHAVDFLDALSESVTQPESRVSTLP; encoded by the coding sequence ATGGGTCAAACGCTGCATCTCGGCGCCCCGACGGTGATCGAATCGTACGCGGACAAGACGCCGTTCGGCGCCGTGTTCGAGGACGACGGCAAGCTCGCCTACTTCTATGCCGTGGATACGCGGCTGGGCGAGCCGGCGATGCTCGACGCGCTTTGCGTGTATCACATCACGTCGGTGGTGAATCATCCGACGCCCGAGCTGGATGCGTTTCGTCCGTGCGATGTGCGCATCGTGTGGTCGGAGGATCAGCAGCACGTCGCGCTGTTGCTCGACGGCTTCGCGCATGCGGCGTTCGACTTCGAGCACAAGCGCGCGTACTGCCGCAGCAATTTCCCCGCGGGGTCCGCGTGGAGTCCGGATGGTCACGCGTGGGATCAGCACGCGGTGGATTTTCTGGATGCGCTCTCCGAGAGCGTGACGCAGCCTGAGTCGCGAGTGTCGACACTGCCGTAG